A genomic region of Erythrobacter sp. SCSIO 43205 contains the following coding sequences:
- the ftsA gene encoding cell division protein FtsA — translation MAKAKPAPKYTANKARLTKVFGAVNVGSFRISAMIMGETETGELVVLGSGHRASNGVKRGYITDMKAATYAIRDAVERAEKNAGTSVQSVWIACAGAGLKSDITTVEIEIGGRRIEEEDIEQLLFDAQGMIDPNGHSVLHAIPAHYTLDGAHGVANPRGLHAERLGVDIHVMLADGAPVRNLMEAVQSAHLDVEAVVAAPLASGYACLTEEERDLGVALVEIGSDVTNVSVFAGGMLLGLRSIPLGSGDITDAVASAFGIRRFQAERLKCVSGSAIASPSDHREMIPVHGPNEAEPGAPSTTNARGADDKNRIARAELISVITQSQSQLMGEIGKALKELGFAGVRGGQVVLTGGGAELAGLAEFAQSALAMPVRIGQASALTGLPEAHATPGFSGLAGLCLYAAADPVDIRAVGARYSEVHDFGGSVNLFAGLARLWRALKENF, via the coding sequence ATGGCCAAGGCCAAGCCTGCACCAAAATACACCGCCAATAAGGCGCGCCTGACCAAAGTGTTTGGCGCGGTCAATGTCGGATCGTTTCGCATTTCGGCCATGATTATGGGTGAAACCGAAACGGGTGAGCTTGTGGTGCTTGGCTCTGGCCACAGGGCCAGCAATGGGGTGAAGCGCGGTTATATCACCGATATGAAGGCGGCAACCTACGCCATTCGTGATGCGGTGGAGCGCGCGGAAAAGAACGCGGGGACGAGCGTGCAAAGCGTTTGGATCGCCTGCGCAGGCGCTGGGCTTAAAAGCGACATTACTACGGTCGAAATCGAGATCGGCGGCAGGCGCATCGAAGAGGAAGACATCGAACAACTCTTGTTCGATGCGCAAGGGATGATCGACCCCAACGGGCACAGCGTTCTGCACGCAATCCCGGCGCACTACACCCTTGATGGCGCGCATGGCGTTGCAAACCCACGCGGTCTTCACGCAGAGCGACTAGGCGTTGATATTCACGTGATGCTCGCTGACGGTGCGCCTGTGCGAAACCTGATGGAAGCGGTGCAAAGCGCGCATCTCGATGTCGAAGCCGTGGTCGCTGCGCCGCTTGCGTCAGGCTATGCCTGCCTCACCGAAGAAGAGCGCGATCTGGGCGTGGCATTGGTTGAGATCGGGTCGGATGTGACCAATGTCTCGGTCTTTGCTGGCGGTATGCTGCTAGGCCTTCGCTCAATCCCGCTTGGTTCAGGCGATATTACCGATGCCGTTGCCAGCGCCTTTGGTATTCGCCGTTTTCAGGCAGAGCGTCTGAAATGCGTGTCGGGCTCCGCCATCGCATCGCCCAGCGATCACCGCGAAATGATCCCCGTCCACGGCCCCAATGAAGCAGAGCCCGGAGCGCCAAGCACCACCAATGCACGCGGAGCCGATGACAAAAACCGCATTGCGCGCGCAGAGCTTATCTCGGTCATCACGCAAAGCCAGTCGCAATTGATGGGCGAAATTGGCAAGGCCCTGAAAGAGCTTGGCTTTGCAGGCGTACGCGGCGGACAAGTCGTGCTTACCGGGGGCGGCGCAGAGCTTGCAGGACTGGCCGAATTTGCGCAAAGCGCGCTTGCCATGCCAGTGCGCATTGGTCAGGCATCGGCGCTAACCGGACTTCCCGAAGCACACGCCACACCGGGTTTTTCAGGACTTGCGGGGCTTTGTCTTTATGCGGCTGCTGATCCGGTGGACATTCGCGCGGTCGGCGCGCGCTACAGCGAGGTCCATGATTTTGGCGGTTCTGTAAACCTGTTTGCAGGGCTCGCGCGCCTATGGCGTGCGCTCAAAGAGAATTTCTAG
- a CDS encoding D-alanine--D-alanine ligase, giving the protein MSVSGKHPHNPLHVVVLMGGWANEREVSLMSGAGVADALEMNGHRVTQIDMDRDVAAKIAAAKPDVVFNALHGVPGEDGSVQGMLDLMGIAYTHSGLATSVIAIDKQLTKQALTPHGIPMPGGRIVPCEELYERDPLPRPYVLKPVNEGSSVGVAIVTEDSNVGNPISRDAKGPWQEFDELLAEPFIKGRELTTAVIDGASGPRALGVTELIVDNGFYDYENKYTEGRTQHVCPAQIPPEIAALCEDYAVRAHKILGCHGTSRTDFRWDEELGEEGLFVLETNTQPGMTPLSLVPEQARACDIGYAELVELIVMEALRVHEGKVNQAEKADG; this is encoded by the coding sequence ATGAGCGTGTCTGGCAAACATCCCCACAACCCTCTCCACGTCGTCGTCCTCATGGGCGGCTGGGCGAATGAGCGTGAGGTTAGCCTCATGTCGGGCGCGGGCGTTGCCGATGCGCTGGAGATGAACGGGCACCGCGTCACGCAAATCGATATGGACCGCGATGTGGCGGCGAAAATCGCCGCGGCAAAGCCCGATGTCGTGTTCAACGCGCTTCACGGAGTTCCGGGCGAAGACGGTAGCGTGCAAGGGATGCTCGATCTGATGGGTATCGCTTATACCCACTCCGGCCTTGCGACCTCGGTTATCGCGATTGATAAACAACTGACCAAGCAGGCGCTCACTCCCCACGGTATTCCAATGCCCGGTGGGCGGATCGTGCCTTGCGAAGAGCTTTACGAGCGCGACCCGCTGCCGCGTCCTTATGTACTGAAACCTGTCAACGAAGGCTCTTCGGTTGGCGTCGCAATCGTTACCGAGGACTCAAACGTCGGCAACCCTATTTCGCGCGATGCCAAGGGCCCGTGGCAGGAGTTTGACGAGCTTCTCGCCGAACCCTTCATCAAGGGCCGCGAACTCACAACGGCGGTGATCGACGGAGCCTCTGGCCCGCGCGCGCTTGGCGTCACCGAACTGATCGTTGACAACGGTTTCTACGATTACGAAAACAAATACACCGAAGGGCGAACCCAGCACGTTTGCCCCGCGCAAATTCCGCCGGAAATCGCTGCGCTTTGCGAAGATTACGCCGTTCGTGCGCACAAAATCCTTGGCTGTCACGGAACAAGCCGCACTGATTTTCGCTGGGACGAAGAACTGGGTGAAGAAGGCCTTTTTGTGCTGGAAACCAACACACAGCCGGGAATGACACCTTTAAGCCTCGTTCCCGAACAGGCGCGTGCGTGCGATATTGGATATGCCGAACTCGTCGAATTGATCGTGATGGAAGCGCTGCGAGTGCATGAGGGCAAGGTGAACCAGGCGGAGAAGGCCGATGGCTAA
- a CDS encoding cell division protein FtsQ/DivIB — translation MAKITRSSSKGVRRAAKSQSRAATARRAKAKTGGVLDTIMGWLPFTEEQWSTIWLTLIIGGAVGIAFVIANLAGVPAMAERQVALIASDAGFEVKHVRVTGTTRMDEREVYARALAQQNRPMPTVELEALREELRELPWVKDARVSIQLPSTLAIDIVEREPHAVLEMPDRLVLIDAEGVELAPVAEDKAAGKLRIKGPGAAKQVAPLETLLAAAPALGPQIESAEWVGNRRWNLEFKSGQKLALPEGAEASATALVKFARMDGQNRLIGGQVATFDMRSPPRVYMRVPGRADAVEMGNP, via the coding sequence ATGGCTAAGATCACGCGTTCATCGAGCAAGGGCGTGCGCCGTGCTGCCAAATCGCAAAGCCGCGCGGCGACTGCGCGCCGGGCCAAGGCGAAGACCGGCGGCGTGCTCGATACCATCATGGGCTGGCTGCCGTTCACTGAAGAGCAGTGGAGCACGATCTGGCTCACGCTGATTATCGGCGGCGCTGTTGGTATTGCCTTTGTGATTGCCAATCTTGCCGGCGTTCCTGCCATGGCGGAGCGCCAAGTCGCGCTGATCGCGTCGGACGCAGGGTTTGAGGTCAAACACGTGCGCGTGACCGGCACCACTCGCATGGATGAACGCGAAGTCTATGCCCGCGCTCTCGCGCAGCAAAACCGCCCCATGCCAACAGTCGAGCTTGAGGCTTTGCGCGAAGAATTGCGTGAACTTCCCTGGGTCAAGGATGCGCGCGTCTCGATCCAGCTTCCCTCAACTCTGGCCATCGACATCGTTGAACGCGAACCCCATGCCGTGCTGGAAATGCCCGATCGCTTGGTGCTGATTGATGCAGAAGGGGTAGAGCTTGCCCCGGTGGCCGAGGATAAAGCTGCTGGAAAGCTACGCATCAAGGGGCCGGGCGCTGCCAAACAGGTGGCGCCGCTTGAAACTCTGCTTGCCGCAGCGCCTGCGCTCGGTCCTCAGATTGAATCGGCCGAATGGGTCGGCAATCGCCGCTGGAACCTTGAGTTTAAGAGCGGTCAGAAGCTTGCTTTGCCAGAAGGGGCTGAAGCATCAGCAACGGCGCTGGTTAAGTTCGCTCGCATGGATGGTCAGAACCGTCTGATCGGCGGGCAGGTCGCGACATTCGATATGCGAAGCCCTCCGCGTGTTTATATGCGTGTGCCCGGCCGTGCGGATGCGGTTGAGATGGGGAACCCATAA